From the Pseudomonas sp. VD-NE ins genome, the window CAGGCGTTCGTCATTGAATGGCCTGGATCGGATCTTGTACTGGCTCATCCCAACCCACGTGACCTTTGGTAGGGGTCACCACTAGGAGAGGAGGCGCCATGCCAACTATTACTCTTCCCGACGGCAGTCAACGTTCATTCGATCACCCGGTTTCCGTAGCCGAGGTCGCCGCATCCATTGGTGCCGGTCTGGCCAAAGCCACCCTGGCCGGCAAGGTCAATGGCCAACTGGTCGACGCCAGCGACATCATCAGCAGCGACGCGACCCTGCAAATCATTACGCCAAAGGATGAAGAGGGGCTGGAGATCATTCGCCACTCTTGCGCTCACCTGGTTGGCCACGCGGTCAAGCAGCTGTACCCGACTGCGAAAATGGTCATCGGGCCGGTCATCGATGAAGGCTTCTATTACGACATCGCCTTCGAGCGTCCTTTTACTCCGGACGACATGGCTGCTATCGAACAGCGCATGCAGCAGCTGATCGAGAAAGATTACGACGTCATCAAGAAAGTCACTCCGCGCGCCGAAGTGATCGAAGTGTTCAAGGCCCGTGGCGAAGACTACAAGTTGCGCCTGGTCGAGGACATGCCGAACGAGCAGGCCATGGGCCTGTACTATCACGAAGAATACGTCGACATGTGCCGCGGTCCGCACGTGCCGAACACCCGCTTCCTGAAATCCTTCAAGCTGACCAAACTGTCGGGCGCCTACTGGCGCGGCGACGCCAAGAACGAGCAATTGCAGCGCGTTTACGGCACCGCCTGGGCTGACAAAAAGCAGCTGGCGGCTTACATCCAGCGCATCGAAGAAGCTGAAAAGCGCGATCACCGCAAGATCGGCAAGCGTCTGGGCCTGTTCCATACCCAGGAAGAATCCCCGGGCATGGTGTTCTGGCACCCGAACGGCTGGACTCTGTATCAGGTGCTCGAGCAGTACATGCGCAAGATCCAGCGCGACAACGGCTATCTTGAGATCAAGACCCCTCAAGTCGTTGACCGCAGCCTGTGGGAGAAATCCGGGCACTGGGCCAACTACGCCGACAACATGTTCACCACCCAGTCGGAAAACCGCGACTACGCCATCAAGCCGATGAACTGCCCGTGCCACGTGCAGGTGTTCAATCAGGGCCTGAAGAGCTACCGCGAGCTGCCGATGCGTCTGGCCGAATTCGGTGCTTGCCACCGTAACGAGCCGTCGGGTGCGCTGCACGGCATCATGCGCGTACGTGCGTTCACTCAGGACGACGCCCACATCTTCTGCACCGAAGAGCAGATGCAGGCTGAATCCGCTGCGTTCATCAAGCTGACCATGGACGTTTATCGCGATTTCGGTTTCACCGATGTCGAGATGAAGCTGTCCACTCGTCCGGAAAAACGCGTCGGTTCCGACGAGCTGTGGGATCGCGCTGAAGCTGCATTGGCTGCAGCCCTTGATTCTGCGGGCCTGCCGTACGATCTGCAGCCGGGTGAGGGCGCTTTCTACGGTCCGAAGATCGAATTCTCGCTGAAAGATTGCCTCGGTCGCGTCTGGCAATGTGGTACCTTGCAGCTCGATTTTAACCTGCCTGTCCGTTTGGGCGCTGAATACGTCTCCGAAGACAACAGCCGCAAACACCCTGTGATGCTTCACCGTGCGATCCTCGGTTCGTTCGAGCGTTTCGTCGGGATTCTGATCGAGCACTACGAAGGTGCATTCCCTGCGTGGCTCGCGCCGACCCAGGCGGTGATCATGAATATCACTGATAAACAGGCAGATTTTGTTGCAGAAGTTGAAAAAACTCTCAACGAAAGCGGATTTCGTGCCAAGTCCGACTTGAGAAATGAAAAGATCGGCTTTAAAATCCGCGAGCATACTTTGCTCAAGGTTCCCTATCTTT encodes:
- the thrS gene encoding threonine--tRNA ligase, with the protein product MPTITLPDGSQRSFDHPVSVAEVAASIGAGLAKATLAGKVNGQLVDASDIISSDATLQIITPKDEEGLEIIRHSCAHLVGHAVKQLYPTAKMVIGPVIDEGFYYDIAFERPFTPDDMAAIEQRMQQLIEKDYDVIKKVTPRAEVIEVFKARGEDYKLRLVEDMPNEQAMGLYYHEEYVDMCRGPHVPNTRFLKSFKLTKLSGAYWRGDAKNEQLQRVYGTAWADKKQLAAYIQRIEEAEKRDHRKIGKRLGLFHTQEESPGMVFWHPNGWTLYQVLEQYMRKIQRDNGYLEIKTPQVVDRSLWEKSGHWANYADNMFTTQSENRDYAIKPMNCPCHVQVFNQGLKSYRELPMRLAEFGACHRNEPSGALHGIMRVRAFTQDDAHIFCTEEQMQAESAAFIKLTMDVYRDFGFTDVEMKLSTRPEKRVGSDELWDRAEAALAAALDSAGLPYDLQPGEGAFYGPKIEFSLKDCLGRVWQCGTLQLDFNLPVRLGAEYVSEDNSRKHPVMLHRAILGSFERFVGILIEHYEGAFPAWLAPTQAVIMNITDKQADFVAEVEKTLNESGFRAKSDLRNEKIGFKIREHTLLKVPYLLVIGDKEVEMQTVAVRTREGADLGSMPVAQFAEFLAQAVSRRGRPDSE